One genomic region from Microcoleus sp. FACHB-672 encodes:
- a CDS encoding CPXCG motif-containing cysteine-rich protein, translated as MQNTAEYICSCCGEPNLTFIDLSAGNQQSYVEDCQVCCRPNILYVRVDEETLDIEIDTEFEG; from the coding sequence ATGCAAAACACAGCGGAATATATCTGTTCCTGTTGCGGAGAACCCAATTTAACGTTCATCGATCTCAGTGCCGGCAACCAGCAGTCCTATGTTGAGGATTGTCAAGTCTGCTGCCGGCCTAATATTCTGTATGTGCGGGTGGATGAAGAAACCTTAGATATTGAAATTGATACTGAATTTGAAGGCTAA
- a CDS encoding SRPBCC family protein, giving the protein MLHFKHSSLIDAPVEVVWSFHERPDILQLLTPPWQPVQIIRREGGLDVGAISEFRLWLGPIPVRWVARHTECDKNRLFTDRQIEGPMESWTHRHHFIEENGKTRLTDAIDFELPGGMLAELVLGWWVDLRLKDMFSYRHKVIKRECEKQT; this is encoded by the coding sequence ATGCTACACTTCAAACATTCCTCACTGATTGATGCGCCGGTAGAAGTGGTTTGGAGCTTTCACGAAAGACCCGATATTCTCCAACTTCTCACTCCCCCCTGGCAGCCGGTTCAAATAATCCGTCGCGAAGGCGGTTTAGATGTGGGTGCTATTTCTGAATTCCGTCTTTGGTTAGGGCCAATTCCCGTCCGCTGGGTTGCTCGTCATACGGAATGCGATAAAAACCGGCTTTTCACCGACCGGCAAATTGAAGGGCCAATGGAAAGTTGGACTCATCGGCATCATTTTATCGAGGAAAATGGAAAAACCAGATTAACGGATGCCATCGACTTCGAGTTACCAGGAGGAATGCTTGCTGAACTCGTTCTCGGATGGTGGGTGGATCTGCGACTCAAGGATATGTTTTCCTACCGGCACAAAGTCATAAAACGAGAGTGCGAAAAACAAACTTGA
- a CDS encoding antibiotic biosynthesis monooxygenase: protein MEYVLIIHEVKDYEAWKKIFDDAASIRKDAGEQSYHVLKYENNSNKIVHFSKWISLANAKAFFESPKLVEIRKQAGVKAPEFIYLEQLEEGVL from the coding sequence ATGGAATACGTATTAATAATTCATGAAGTTAAAGATTACGAGGCGTGGAAAAAAATCTTTGATGATGCTGCATCAATTAGAAAAGATGCAGGAGAGCAGAGTTATCATGTTTTAAAATACGAAAACAACTCCAATAAGATTGTCCACTTTTCTAAATGGATATCACTTGCTAACGCTAAAGCATTCTTTGAGTCTCCTAAATTAGTTGAAATCAGAAAGCAGGCTGGTGTTAAGGCTCCAGAATTTATTTATTTAGAGCAGTTAGAAGAAGGTGTGCTTTAA
- a CDS encoding GNAT family N-acetyltransferase, with amino-acid sequence MLFQTDRLLLREFTEADWPAVLAYQSTPAYQRFYPEVGGTEADARAFVNRFLLWQQEKPQWRYQWAVTLRRQDTLIGNCGIRKSDPDALEAEIGCELAPEHWGRNYPVEMGRLLLRFGFTELGLHRIYAQCIAENRGAVSLAQTLGMSQEGRLRENVNIRGRWHDTLIYSILEQEWKAKVE; translated from the coding sequence ATGCTTTTTCAAACGGATCGTCTGCTGCTGCGCGAATTTACCGAAGCTGATTGGCCGGCTGTTTTAGCCTACCAATCCACACCGGCATATCAACGCTTTTATCCAGAAGTTGGGGGCACGGAGGCAGACGCTCGTGCCTTCGTCAATCGCTTCCTTCTGTGGCAGCAGGAAAAGCCTCAATGGAGGTATCAGTGGGCTGTTACTCTCCGGAGACAGGATACGCTGATTGGAAACTGCGGCATCCGCAAGAGCGATCCTGATGCCCTAGAAGCAGAAATTGGCTGTGAATTGGCTCCTGAACATTGGGGCCGAAATTATCCGGTTGAGATGGGTCGCTTGCTATTGCGCTTTGGCTTTACAGAACTTGGCTTGCATCGTATTTACGCACAGTGTATCGCTGAAAATAGAGGGGCGGTGTCATTGGCACAGACGCTGGGCATGAGTCAAGAAGGCCGGCTGCGAGAGAATGTGAATATCCGGGGACGGTGGCATGACACGCTGATATACAGCATTTTGGAGCAGGAATGGAAAGCGAAGGTTGAATAA
- a CDS encoding isochorismatase, with product MNTQTVTQLPMPPHFDNEKVEQVWRVPYQERASQARAWAKLHDIQPAAKDKIRFCLMAIDVQNTFCIPEFELFVAGKSGTGAIDDNVRLCEFIYRNLGVITAIAPTMDTHTAMQIFHPVFWINHAGEHPLPAATILTLEDVEKGVWKVNPAVADSIVGGNYQTLQKHALHYVQQLSDAGKYPLTIWPYHSMLGGIGHALVSALEEAIFFHNLARYSQTRFEIKGDNPLTENYSVLQAEVLAGSDGQPIARKNTGLIQKLLEFDAVIIAGQAKSHCVAWTIYDLLGEIQAKDPNLAKKVYLLEDCTSPVVVPGVIDCTDQADEAFRRFASAGMHLVKSSDPIDTWPDIHL from the coding sequence ATGAACACACAGACCGTCACGCAATTGCCCATGCCGCCTCACTTTGACAATGAAAAAGTGGAACAAGTGTGGCGAGTTCCCTACCAAGAACGAGCATCACAGGCGAGAGCATGGGCAAAGTTGCACGATATTCAACCGGCTGCCAAAGATAAAATCCGCTTTTGTTTAATGGCAATCGATGTGCAGAACACATTCTGCATTCCAGAATTTGAATTGTTCGTTGCCGGCAAATCTGGCACGGGGGCGATTGATGACAATGTGCGGCTGTGCGAGTTTATCTACCGTAATTTAGGCGTGATTACTGCCATCGCGCCAACGATGGACACGCACACGGCGATGCAGATTTTCCATCCCGTATTTTGGATTAATCATGCCGGTGAACACCCCCTCCCAGCGGCAACAATTTTAACCCTAGAAGATGTTGAAAAAGGTGTTTGGAAAGTTAACCCAGCCGTTGCAGATAGCATTGTCGGCGGCAACTACCAAACACTACAAAAACACGCCCTGCACTATGTCCAACAGCTTAGTGATGCCGGCAAGTATCCGTTGACAATTTGGCCCTATCATTCCATGCTGGGCGGTATTGGTCATGCCCTAGTTTCAGCACTTGAGGAAGCGATATTTTTTCACAATCTTGCTCGATACAGTCAAACTCGTTTTGAAATTAAAGGGGACAATCCTTTAACTGAGAATTATTCAGTGTTGCAGGCTGAAGTTTTAGCGGGATCAGACGGACAACCCATTGCTAGAAAGAATACCGGCTTGATTCAAAAACTGCTGGAATTTGATGCAGTTATTATTGCCGGTCAAGCGAAAAGTCACTGCGTCGCTTGGACCATTTACGATTTGCTCGGTGAAATTCAAGCGAAAGATCCCAACTTGGCAAAAAAGGTGTATTTGTTGGAAGATTGCACCTCACCAGTCGTTGTTCCTGGCGTGATTGACTGCACGGATCAAGCGGATGAAGCCTTTCGCCGGTTTGCGAGTGCCGGTATGCATCTGGTTAAATCTAGCGATCCCATCGATACCTGGCCAGACATTCATTTGTAG
- a CDS encoding NUDIX hydrolase has product MPYTYEFARPNLTVDCVVFGLDGQDLLKVMLIQRLLPPFKGQWALPGGFVRIDESTEEAARRELREETGIEKVFLEQLYTFGEVNRDPRERVVTVAYYALVNLEEHRLYAATDAVDAAWFPLAQIPALAFDHDKIVRVALARLKAKVRYEPIGFELLPTKFTLSQLQRLYETVLEQSLDKRNFRKKFMNMNLLIELDETQKDVSHRAAKLYQFDKEKYLQLKSKGFNFEI; this is encoded by the coding sequence ATGCCTTACACCTATGAATTTGCCCGGCCTAATCTCACAGTTGATTGCGTCGTTTTTGGTTTAGATGGGCAAGACTTGCTGAAAGTGATGTTAATTCAAAGACTCTTGCCTCCTTTTAAAGGGCAGTGGGCGTTGCCGGGAGGATTTGTTCGCATTGATGAATCGACAGAAGAAGCCGCCCGTCGAGAATTGCGAGAAGAAACGGGAATAGAAAAAGTATTTTTAGAGCAGTTATACACGTTTGGGGAAGTGAATCGAGACCCTCGCGAACGGGTAGTGACGGTGGCTTATTACGCGTTGGTTAATCTGGAAGAACATCGGCTTTATGCCGCAACAGATGCCGTTGATGCGGCTTGGTTTCCGTTAGCACAAATACCGGCACTGGCATTCGATCACGACAAAATTGTGCGAGTGGCGCTGGCAAGATTGAAAGCTAAAGTTCGATATGAACCGATAGGGTTTGAACTGCTACCGACAAAATTCACGCTTTCTCAATTGCAAAGGTTATATGAAACCGTTTTAGAGCAAAGTTTGGATAAGCGAAATTTTCGTAAAAAGTTTATGAATATGAATCTTTTAATAGAGCTAGATGAAACTCAAAAAGATGTTTCTCATCGCGCTGCGAAACTTTATCAGTTTGACAAAGAGAAGTATTTACAGTTAAAAAGTAAGGGATTTAATTTTGAGATTTGA
- a CDS encoding exopolyphosphatase, which produces MQANDKKYRLVTRSDFDGLVCAVLLKELDMIDEIKFVHPKDMQDGKIEITSSDITTNLPYVEGAYLSFDHHLSETIRNQDKKENYIIDAQAPSAARVVYNYFGGKEKFPQIAEDMMDAVDKSDSAQFFRNEVLNPKGWVLLSFLMDARTGLGRFKDFRISNYQLMMELIDYCKNHPIDEILELPDVQDRFSLYFEQEEKFKDQIEKCSKVYGNLVVLDLRDEEIIYAGNRFMIYALFPDCNISTHVLWGLKKQNTVFAVGKSIFKRTSNTNVGELMLKYGGGGHENAGTCQIDNDKAEKVLKELIAQINSDG; this is translated from the coding sequence ATGCAAGCCAACGATAAAAAGTATAGATTAGTTACCCGCAGTGATTTTGATGGTCTTGTCTGTGCGGTTCTTTTAAAAGAACTCGATATGATCGATGAAATTAAATTTGTTCATCCTAAAGATATGCAGGATGGAAAAATTGAAATTACGAGTAGTGATATTACCACCAACTTGCCTTATGTAGAAGGTGCGTATTTGTCTTTCGATCACCATCTCAGCGAAACTATCAGAAATCAAGACAAAAAAGAAAACTATATTATTGATGCCCAAGCCCCTTCAGCCGCACGGGTTGTGTATAACTATTTTGGAGGTAAAGAAAAATTTCCCCAAATTGCAGAAGATATGATGGATGCGGTGGATAAATCTGATTCAGCGCAATTTTTTAGGAATGAAGTTTTAAATCCGAAAGGTTGGGTACTTTTAAGCTTTTTGATGGATGCCCGAACAGGTTTAGGAAGATTTAAAGATTTTAGAATATCCAACTATCAATTGATGATGGAATTGATTGATTATTGCAAAAATCACCCCATTGATGAAATTTTAGAACTGCCGGATGTACAAGATCGATTCAGTTTGTATTTTGAACAAGAAGAAAAGTTTAAAGATCAAATTGAAAAATGCTCAAAAGTTTACGGAAACTTAGTGGTTTTAGATTTGAGAGATGAGGAAATCATTTACGCCGGCAACCGATTTATGATTTATGCCCTGTTCCCAGATTGCAACATATCAACACACGTTCTCTGGGGACTGAAAAAGCAAAATACTGTGTTTGCCGTTGGCAAATCAATTTTTAAACGAACTTCAAACACGAACGTCGGAGAATTAATGTTGAAATACGGGGGCGGAGGCCATGAAAATGCCGGCACCTGCCAGATTGATAATGATAAAGCTGAAAAAGTTTTAAAAGAGTTAATTGCTCAAATTAATTCAGATGGTTAA
- a CDS encoding glutathione S-transferase family protein — protein sequence MTILYEHPLSPYAQKIKIALREKGIEFESKTPDLSGGGFGGSEFVEANPRREMPAFIDGDAKIFDSTIILEYIEDKWSSPPLLPSNPTDRARVRMIEEVMDTYYEPINWGLVEINFFGRAKGELAETIVGNAKQQAERCWQWLTKQLGDREWFNGDGFGWSDLCVVPSINTSFVAFGIAPAAGSPLANWFERVKVRPSVAETLQEANESIAGLEQFSSFLEQGLLKREYRDHRLEWMIRMGGLQVVLDGIEKDNIRFGYDFS from the coding sequence ATGACGATCCTCTATGAACACCCGCTATCCCCCTATGCACAGAAAATCAAAATTGCCTTACGCGAAAAGGGGATTGAGTTTGAGTCCAAGACACCTGACTTGAGTGGAGGTGGATTTGGAGGCAGCGAGTTCGTAGAAGCCAATCCTCGTAGGGAGATGCCGGCCTTCATTGACGGCGATGCCAAAATTTTCGACTCGACAATCATTCTTGAGTACATTGAAGATAAATGGTCTTCACCCCCACTGCTACCCAGCAATCCCACAGATCGCGCTCGCGTCCGTATGATTGAAGAAGTTATGGACACTTATTACGAGCCGATTAACTGGGGACTGGTTGAAATTAACTTTTTCGGTCGCGCAAAGGGTGAACTGGCTGAAACAATTGTTGGGAATGCCAAACAACAGGCCGAAAGGTGCTGGCAATGGCTAACCAAGCAGCTTGGCGATCGCGAATGGTTCAACGGCGACGGTTTTGGCTGGAGTGACCTTTGTGTTGTTCCCTCTATCAACACGTCATTCGTCGCATTCGGGATAGCACCGGCAGCCGGGTCCCCACTCGCCAATTGGTTTGAGCGCGTCAAGGTACGTCCCAGCGTTGCTGAAACGCTTCAAGAAGCAAATGAGTCTATTGCCGGCTTGGAGCAATTTTCGAGCTTTTTAGAGCAGGGTCTACTTAAACGCGAGTACCGCGATCATCGTCTTGAATGGATGATTCGGATGGGTGGACTCCAAGTTGTACTCGACGGCATCGAGAAAGACAACATCCGATTCGGTTACGATTTTTCTTGA
- a CDS encoding aspartyl protease, translating to MIEGRFTDDDELFFEIELIAANGLEVSVDALLDTGFSGWLAMNEQDLEELGWIYIAPQTMRTAQGDVDFDIYLGKVRIDGQEFDIPVNVGAGIPEFLIGRQWLKTRRLVADMPAGVLTLESVNS from the coding sequence ATGATCGAGGGCAGGTTTACCGATGATGATGAGCTATTTTTTGAAATTGAGTTGATTGCTGCTAATGGCTTGGAAGTGTCAGTTGATGCGTTGTTAGATACAGGTTTTTCAGGCTGGTTAGCGATGAACGAGCAGGATTTAGAGGAGCTTGGTTGGATTTATATTGCGCCGCAAACGATGCGAACAGCACAGGGAGATGTAGATTTTGATATCTATTTAGGAAAAGTGCGAATAGATGGACAGGAGTTTGATATTCCTGTCAATGTGGGTGCCGGCATTCCAGAATTTTTAATCGGTCGTCAGTGGTTAAAAACTCGCCGCTTAGTCGCAGATATGCCGGCTGGGGTGCTGACATTAGAATCTGTTAATTCGTGA